The Candidatus Zixiibacteriota bacterium genomic interval GAGACGGCCGGCATCTCGAACGGATAGATGTGCGGCTGGCTTTTGAACGCATCGACGAGGTAATCGGCGGCGATGCGGGCGTCATCGAACTTGCCGTCGGCCGCATACATGTGCATGGCGAGGTATCGCGCGAAGGCATCGTTGTAGAACCGCACCTCCCTGACATCGTACGCGATCGCGACGTCGGTGGTATCTTCGCTTTGGCCGCGATTGAACTCGCGGGCAGCGTCGGCGTACTTGTCCTCGAGCAGATTCAGTTTGTCCTGCGCCTGTCGTATTTCGACAAACGCGTCGTCGAATTTCCCCAGCAACAGGTAGTTGAGGGCGCCGATCAGGTCGGTGTAGAGAATTTCGTAGTCTTCCCCTGCGTATTCCAGAACGTTGTCGTTGAGCAGAAGCGAGACCGCCGCCCGCGAGATGCTTTTCGTGAACAGTTCATCGGAGGCCAGGTCCGCCTGGTCGAGCAAGATGTTGCTGGTGTCGAGATTTCCGGCGTAGTGATGGGCAAGCCCGGCATCGACAAAATACAGCAGCCGGTCCTTTTCCCCGTATTTGCCGTCGGCGCGGGCGGAATCCAGACGGGCGGCTGCCGTCCGGAAATTGCCCGCCTGCAGCTCGGTGACCACCGGTTCATAGAACGATTTCCGGGTGGTCACCGAACCACAGCCGCCCAGCCAGAGCAGCGCGAGACAACAGAAGAATACTGAGAGGCGGAATCTCACCGACGTGCTCTATCCTACCACTTGGTGCTGCCCTGGGAGATGCCCTTCTTGATCTTCTTCGTGCCGATCCAGACTTTCTCGATGGTCTCCAGATTCACGAGTTCGAGATCGGTCTGATAGAACACAACGCGCTTGCCGTCTTCCTCGTCGGTGATGGTTTTGATCGCGCCCTGCAGCATGAAGTCGGCGCCGGTCTCGGCGCGCATCTTCTTGGCGGTCTCCGCGGTCGCAAACTCCTGCTGATCCTGTCGCTCGGCGCGAAGTTCGTCGCGCTGGGCCGGGGCCGCTATGAACCGCACGCTGCCCGAGTTGATCAGTTCCCGCTCGAAGTCGGCGATAAACGTCTCCATCGCGATATGCTCGTTCGAGAGGTTTCGGATGGTACCGACGGTCACGACCGGCTTCTGCCCGCTGCGTTCCACGTAACTCATCAGCCAGGGCCGCGACAGAGCATCGGAGATCATCTCTTCGGCCACCAGCCGGGAGTCGGTGTCGTTCCAGCGGCCGGAAAGATCGGTGACGGTATCGGTCTCAAGGCGGGTCACCTGTTTGCCACCGCCGCAGCCGGCAATCATCAACATGCCGAGAGCCAGTACGATGAGGAGGGTCTTCATGTTTTTTCTCCACTAGTGATGTATTACAGTATCGACCGTTTCTATTCGAATCCGCGTACGCTGTTCGCGGAATATGTCGGACAATTCCGGCCGTGGGGCAATTAGTTTTTTCACCCGGTCGGCAATCGCATTTCAGTTGGCGAATGATCTTCGGCCCGTTATCGTCCGACAGGAAAGAGAACGAACGATTCGGAGGGTGGTATGAGGACATTTGACGACCGGCTGGCGGAGCTTGACGGGGGCCGGGTCCTGGATGTGGGCACGGGCCAGGGCGATTTCGCACGGAGCCTCGCCGAGGGCCTGAGAAGCTATACCGAGATCATCGGGATTGATTTCTCGGAATCCCGGATAGATGAAGCCCGCCACAAGGTGGTTCTGGACCGCGTGCGATTCGAACTGATGGATGCCACCTGTGTGCAGTTTGCCGGCGAGTCGTTTGATACCGTGGCCATTTCCGATACAATGCACCATCTTCCCGACCCACGGCCCATCCTGACCGAGATGAAGCGAGTCCTCAAGCCGGGCGGGTTGTTCTGTCTGGTCGAGGCGTACCGGGATGGTCAGGACGAGGCGCAGATGTCGCATGTGCTGATTCATCATTGGTGGGCGGCAATCGATACCCTTGTGGGCGTCTGCCACCGCGAGTCTTATCTCCGGGCCGAGGTTATCGGTTTGGTCGATCAGCTGGGATTTGCGAGACGCGAAGTGTACGATCACCGCGAGCCCGATGACGACCCTCATGATGCAGACCGTATCGCGATGATCGACGGACTGATCACCAGATACGTCGCGCGAATTCCTGATTGTCCGGAGAAAGATGAACTGCACCGGCAGGGTGAGATTTTTCGTGAGCGGCTGTTTACGGTTGGATTCTCGTGGGCGGTGCACGCCTGTGTGCTGGCTTGGAAATAACCGTCGCCGGTGATCAGAGCGGCAGTTCCTGGATTACCGTCCAGTTGATCTCCCCGGCGGTTATCTCATATTCGAGCAGCAGACGGCCGGCCGTGTGTCCATCCTCATAGTACCCGATGACCCGCTGCGGAGAAATGACTCGAGACTCGGACGGAATGAATCGCATCGTGCCCCCCAGCACCCCTTCGCGGGGTATCAATTCCGGGTGATAGGTGAGATCGGTCAGCAGATCGTTCACGGGGTCCTCCAGACCTGCCTGCCTGAGAGCCTCAATATCCGCCTCGGTCAACTGATAGGCGGGCATGCCGGGGCGAAGCGGAGGCTGGACAGGCGCCGCTTCTGTGCCGGAGGTATCGGAATCGGCAGGTTCGGTAGCCGTATCGGTTGTGCTGAGGACTATGCGCCATACGGCGAACGCGCCGACAACGAGGACGCCGACAACAAGCACTATCACCAGCGTTTTGCCGGAGACCCGGCCCGATGTACGCGAATTTCCGATCATCGTGTTCCCTTCCCTGACGCAGGACACATCCCGGTGGTCATCCGGTCATTATCATCGAGTTCACTCGCCGGCGAATCGAGAAACCGCTGCGCATGCGCCGACGTGACCTTATCCTACAAAGTGAAGGTATTCCTCGGCAAGATAATAGCTCATGCGAGCTTCGAAATTGACGGCGGCAACCGCGGCCGCGTCGAGACGGTTGTCCGAGTTCAACGCGACGAAACGGAACCCGGCAAATTCGCGCGTCCGTTCGGGGATCGCACTCAGGCGTTCGGCGAGCAGCTGACGCGTCAGAGTGCAATGTACGAGCGCAAACAACTGGGGGTTGTCGGCCCGGAACAACTCGCGTGCGAAGGCCAGCGGTGTAATCCGAAATTCGGCACGCGTCAGGAAGAGTTCCTCTTCCACTTCCTGACCGAGTGACCGCTGGATTATGTCGGCGACCGAGGTGTAATCGGGTCGAAAGTCAACGGATCCGGCAACCGATGGACCGGGCGAACCGGCCATGGTGGCGAGATTCCCGGCCCGGACGACCTGCAGCAGAAATCGCCGCCCCGCTTCCTCGATAATCACGTATCCGCACACGCCGAGACAATTGGCGAGCGGGCGGCAGGTGATTTCATCGCGCGCGTAGGTCCGGAGGTAGTAGTCCCGAAGGGTACCGCCGTGCTCGCGAAAGAGGTGGTGCGGCATATCGAGCGCGAAGCAACTGCCGGCGAAATCGCCATACGAAGTCTCCTGCACCTGCAGGACCGGGTCGGTTCCCCGGAAATCGGCGGCAAGCAGACCGGTAACCGTGGGACCATCGTAGAGTCTTCCCTGATTGCGAAGCCGCTCGGCGACACTGTCGGCATAAGTCTTTATCAGGGGATCGCCGATTGCATACCGCCCCGGTTCGACCCGTATTCCGACCCGCGAA includes:
- a CDS encoding penicillin-binding protein activator LpoB, which codes for MKTLLIVLALGMLMIAGCGGGKQVTRLETDTVTDLSGRWNDTDSRLVAEEMISDALSRPWLMSYVERSGQKPVVTVGTIRNLSNEHIAMETFIADFERELINSGSVRFIAAPAQRDELRAERQDQQEFATAETAKKMRAETGADFMLQGAIKTITDEEDGKRVVFYQTDLELVNLETIEKVWIGTKKIKKGISQGSTKW
- a CDS encoding methyltransferase domain-containing protein: MRTFDDRLAELDGGRVLDVGTGQGDFARSLAEGLRSYTEIIGIDFSESRIDEARHKVVLDRVRFELMDATCVQFAGESFDTVAISDTMHHLPDPRPILTEMKRVLKPGGLFCLVEAYRDGQDEAQMSHVLIHHWWAAIDTLVGVCHRESYLRAEVIGLVDQLGFARREVYDHREPDDDPHDADRIAMIDGLITRYVARIPDCPEKDELHRQGEIFRERLFTVGFSWAVHACVLAWK